Genomic segment of Elusimicrobiota bacterium:
CATCTTCCGGACACACTATAAGTCATTCCCGAAGACATATAAAGCGAGTATTCAAACCTAACCTGCGGCGTCAAAGAATTATTTTAAACGGAAAGATTGTTCGTTCTTATGTTTGCACTTCCTGTCTAA
This window contains:
- the rpmB gene encoding 50S ribosomal protein L28 gives rise to the protein MSFKCSICGKKPSSGHTISHSRRHIKRVFKPNLRRQRIILNGKIVRSYVCTSCLKSGKVRKAG